The Portunus trituberculatus isolate SZX2019 chromosome 7, ASM1759143v1, whole genome shotgun sequence genome contains the following window.
tcttcactctcaaGTAAATATAATGAGGAGTGTTCATTTCTCACTCTTAATCTCTCACTCATTTGCTAGTTATGTTTTAGTGAGGAAATATGATTAGTGTAAATTCTAagtcattaattcattcattttctagtTCAGGCATCACCAAATGGCGGACCCcggtccggatccggaccgAGCGATGGTTCTGTCCGGACCCGTGACCAATCTGCGGCCGGGTGAcagcggggagggagggtgtggcggGTGGCGGGGCGCCGTGCAACGCTGGCGGGTGTCAACAGGCCAGTGAGAGTGTGAACACTCTCAATTTCCTGCAGTAGGAAGGTCAAGCTAATATGCAGGGTGGCAGGTATGACCAAAGGGCGTGGTGGGTATCTGGGCGGCATGCACCTTTCACCATGGTGACGAGGTGGTGGACGGTGGCAGCCAGCAGGCGACACGCGGGCAGTGTAtagtgtgggggtgggggtgagagCGGGGGTGGAGAGCGTTCGAGCGTGCTGCCAACTGTTGAATCCATATGAAAATGTCGACATAGGGAACGGCTATAAGACACAAGCTGGACTTCCGTTCGGACCTTTTACTTGGGGGAAATTTTAAGAACTGGACCTCAGTGACTTTTAATTGAATACCCCTGCTctagttaatcccttcaatactagagCACATTTTTACCAAGGGTTTTGTGTAccagtagaccattttattgacacctGATCCAACgtaactcaacctaacttaacctaacccaacctaatctaacttaacctcttcagttttgtgtaccattagaccattttattgacattaggaagggtctatggggttcagatgattaatggctacagtcttcactattttaacccataCAATACTAGGGAACATTTTTACCATgggttttgtgtaccattagaccattttattgacattaggaagggcgtatggaggtcacaagagtaatggccacagtcttcacccttttaatcccccatatgagtttctgaagctgtataaaatcaccaaatagttgccagaatgaatatggaaatgtgtcacagGATTTAAGAGAGTAAGCTTTGGTGAGTATATATTTCACTCATTACTCACCATTCACTCAGTCTAGATCATATAAAGGAGTGAATATTATACTGAGAAAACCCTGATATCCCATTTAAAATTgtacaaaataaacacacacacacacacacacacacacacacacgtaccttaaATTCTTCATCTTGGTACCATTTAGTGAGACAAGCTTTGAGTGTGCTGTTCTGTTGGCTGCACAGCATCACCATTGCCAACCCCGACGCCTTGCAACACTGGGTGAAGTCTgtgggggtggtagtagtagtagtagtagtagtagtagtagtagtagtagtagtagtagtagtagtagtagtagtagataaagataacaagaaaaatacaaaaaagaatatgaagcacagagagagagagagagagagagagagagagagagagagagagagagagagagagagagagagagagagagagagagagagagagagagagagagagagagcataaccaCAAACacattcctcacctcctctacaccgccacacacacccttacaccccaacacaccctaGAACATGCTTCAGTCACCCtagaacacaaaacaccaccaaaacacccttaaaaataccCTGTAATGCCATCACAATGTTTCTACACCTTTTCTGCACCCCCAACACCCTTTCTACACCTCTCAACACCCCTCAGACACCCTCAATACCCTGCAACACTCTtctacaccaccaaacacctctCAACACCCTCAACATTTTTTCAACACCCTGTCTACACCTCACCACCTCTCAAACACTCTCAATACCCTTCAACCTTCTTTCTAAACCACCAACATCCTTTCTACACCCTTAACACCCCTTCAACACCTCTGAGATACACCCAGACACCACTAAAACACTCCCaacaccttttctttttcttttttttttctttttttacgttgggaagagggccagccaagggcaaaaataagaaagttagaaaaaagaccACTTGGGCACTGGCTCTCAAAGAGTACATAAAAAGCCAAAAGCggcagccagaattaggggagcaaatgccttgatacctccctcttaaaagaagacaagttgtaggaattcggaaatacagatgcaggcagggagttgcagagtttaccagtgaaagggatgaatgattgagcgtactggttaactcttgcattagagagttggacagaatagggatgagaggaagaagaaagcctggtgcagcgtggccgcaggaggaggggaggcatgcagttagcaagatcaatagaacagttaccatgaaaatagtgataaaatatagaaagggatgcaacatttcggcggtgagaaagaggctgaagacagttagtcagaggaggggagttgatgagacaaagagcttttgattccaccctatcaagcaaagctgtgtgactggaacccccaaacatgcgaagagtactccatacagggacggataaggcccttatacagagtaagcagttggaggggcgagaaaattACACCCCCAAACACTCATCAACACCCTCAACTTCCTTTTACACCCTCAATACCCTACAACACTCTTTCTACACCCTCAACACCACTTCAACATCCTTTCTACACACCCAACATCCCTTTATACACCTTTTCAACACCGTCAACACCCTTTCTACACCCCCAACACCCTTTCTACATCCCCAACATCCCTTCTATATCCTCAACATCCTTACAACACCCCTTCAACACCCACCAACATCCCTTCAACATCTGTCAACACCTTTTCTACACCCTGAACACCCTTTCAACACCGCCAACTCCCTTTCAACACCCCCAACACCCCTCAACACCTTTCTTACCCTCCACTTCAGCAGTACACTTCTCCTGTCTGGCAATGTCTCTCATCTTCTTGGGAATGCAcacttctctctccaccttccgtAGTGACCGGTCCTCGGGGTCAcctggggaggaaggggggggtcACACTTGCGAGGTCACATGAGGAAGGGTCATACAAAAGGGGTCATACACTGGATTGACTGATTggaggtgactgactgactgactgattgattgtgGCTAACTGactaagtgactgactgattggtgcTGACTTATTGTGGCTGACtaaatgactggctgactgattggaaATGACTTAATGACTGACTAATTGGAGCTGACTTTCTGTGGCTaactgactaaatgactgactgactggagatgacttaatgactgactgacgagATTATTTAATGACTGCCTGACTGGAGATGATTTATTGTGGTTtactgactaaatgactgattGGAACCGACTTACTGCGGCTGGCTGACTgcctgacttactgactgactggctgagtaGCTGACTGACCACTGACTCACCCAGGCCATGCGGACCACCGGCATTGCGGAAGAttttcgcctcctcttcctcagccatgttttgtttacatcacCTCCAGGCTTGCCAACGTAACTCCTCTTACGTCGCTATAACAACCTTTCATTACGGGCAAGATTCGTTGATGAATTGTTGATATTTTCTTGAAAATTTTAGTACAGTGTTATAGATATTCATAAACCCATGTGTGTTTCAACATTGTGGTGATAATATATAGTAACAGATCATGATTGTTAGGTTGGCAGCCTTGCGTCATCTGGTTTTGTCTTATTCAtacaggaagataagaagatatgCATGAGGAAATGTATgtgttcctcttattattattggcgCTACCATAGTATAGACATCCCGTTGCCTACCTCTCAGCTGGCGCGGTTGGAGGTTACCACTTGCCAGCGGTCTCCATATATCAGCCAGATGTACACTGTTACTAATGTAGAGAAAGGGCTCTCACCTCAACCTCCCCCTTATTATCAATTCACCCTGGTGTAGCCTCAAAAGTATTCATATATCAAGAATAGaggcggtagaaatggagaataaaagaaatatcacaGTCTGTCTTTCAAacacctcgttttttttttctttccccgcgGGAGATACAAACACTGTAAAACtggatacaatttaatatttgttGTTTGGCCAAATAACcatagctggacacgataaggaaaagaaagatcttATTAATCGATAAATCgttatgttatattattataaGCACATTACCTTATTAATAACCGATGTAGtaatagatagttatcatagacaTTTATACTAGACACGTACTGccatcacaaacacaccctctggtggtggtggtggtgtctggtaaTACTGGGGACTGGCTGGTGGCTGCtcagttttgtggtggtggtgactgtgttaGTGTATTACTGCCTGCTCAGCCAGATAGtcttgcggtggtggtggtgttttgtacTATTGGCTGCTCAGTGTTGTCACACATCCAGACACAACCCCACAGCCGTACATACCCAAAAACACAACCAAAAtccaagcacgcacacacacacacaagtgaagtgATATCATATTCCCGGCCTTTGTAGCAGCAAGACAAGTGTGAAGCAGCAGTGCAAGCCAAGCCAACATTCACCACAACCTTGCCGCCCCCGCGGGTCCCCAGGCCCCCTGGACCCCCGGCCCCAGCCGGTACCCGGGACCCCTGGCCCCCGGACCCAGGACAGCCGGCAggttccaatacttttctcatacATCTCCTAAcgataatattacgcttccatggtaagTCTTCAGGGTTTCTATGAATGTTTGGTTgcctttgaagtgtgttccgcgcctctgtttggtaaatatgtggcgttttgtggtgttttgtggctcAAGTTTGAATCTTTTTTACGGTCAAAATTTCCATCTCCGCATTTTGAGCTTTTATATTTCAAGTTATAACTAGGCCTTTATAGTATCAATGAACCGTCTATACTCTTTTAAGAGTGAAATCAACCTAtggagtgaaatatgtggactttgaagcgGTGTTTAGTATTGTTAAAAGAAACTTTTGTATTTtaaattttatttgtttacgtttgtgtttgatggtgtggctcgttgtagaatgccttaagAGACACCTCAGACTCTGTAAAGTGTGTTGAAAtgctcgccaagtgaaaatggctggactttacaagagtttttaGTGAATTTAGATTTTAACACTTTTGTTTTACATAAATAATGTTCAttcgttcacttctggttctagcTAACTGATAGATGCCTGAGAAGGGAGTTTATAttatctaatatttttcgaaggaaagataaagtcgaaatggctggacgttttggCAGTGTTATACGTGGAAatgtttttatacttttaaatatttaatttacacatttctttaaaactagttaggctggagatgttttgatgttgtgCATATTAGTTAAAGTATCTGCAAAGTTATAAAATATCAggcattcggccgtggcttcgttttttgtaTAGGTCATTTTTGGAATTATTTACGTAGTTTAGTCGAGTCACCCCAGTTCCCGCGCTCtcatgacgtcacagccaaggtggtgactcatcatgGCCCTGGTCTGGCGCCTCCTTCTCCCAACCTCCCacttcgtcaatattttgcctaatatctagtgagtTCTGcgttttttcgtgtgtttctaggcttAGAtgtggatagtagtagtagaagaaaaaagaaaggaaaaatgaagaaggatgaggaggagagaagaagaaagagagagaagaggaggagcagccaagccacaatactccacttcgtcaatattttgcctaatatctagtgttatctaagtgttttgatgttcttctaggctcaggcgtgtagatggaagcaatagaagggagaaataaggagaaagacgaagaagaaaggaaaaagggaagcagaagaggaggaggagtcaagccgcaatatttaggtaagtctcCCTTGTAATCTTGCAGTTCTCTATTATGCATTTCGGTGTTTTAAGGTATATCtggagtgttttaagtgtttttggtAGTGTTTCAGGGTGTTATGTGTattataagtgtgttttgagtatgtgtTAGACATTTTTAGGCATATTTTATGTATCTTGAGTGTGTTGtggaggtgtgtttgagtatttgGGTGCGTTGTGAGTGTGTTAGAGGGCATTTGAGGGATTGTATGATGTTTCAagtgtgtttgggggcattGTGATGTGTTGCGTGGTGTGTTGAGTCTGGTTGGGGTTAATTTAGAGTATTTTAagtgtttctagtgagtcttTTGCGTGTTTAGGGTCATGATGAGGTGTTGCATCATTGTAtggtgtgttgcgtgtgtgtgtgtgtgggtggtaggTTTTGGTGTTTCTAGTAAGTTGTGTGCATGATTTGGgagtattttgaggtgttttgggtgtgtttttttagtgtttttaagtTACTTGGGTGTTTTATGTTGAGAGAGTTGTGTTggtgtattttgggtgtttctggtgaggtgtgtgtgtatctggggggtattttgaggtgttgcatggtgttttgagtgtgttttgggatggttCTGAGTGTTtgaagtggtttgggtgtgttatgttttatttggggtgtttctggtgaggtgtgtgtatatttgtagggtattttgaggtgttgcaaggtgttttgagtgtgttttgggttaattCAGAGTGTTTAAAGTGGTCTagctgtgtgtgaggagatGATTGTATATTTGTGGTGTATGAAAGAAAGTGTAAACAGATTTCAAAACGTACTTATTAATTTTAGgtctaaaagaaaataaataaatgataaaagggaATCTAATCTTATTAATTTTAGgtctgaaagaaaacaataaatgatgaaaggaagtcTGAGAAAATCTGACAACTaatagaagtgagaggaagtgaaatTGTCCACTGTGTGAGCAccaagggagaggaggcagtgaGGAGGGCCAAGGCACCATGGCACCACACCGGGGTCAGATGGGGCGGCAGGAGTGGGTGCAGCTTCACCTCtcactgctggaggaggaacGACAGGCTGAGGTGCAGGCCGCCCAGACacaggtaaacagagagagagagacaggcagacagacagattgagaaagagagacagacagagagagagtgaattttattgcaatttttcattctattttaatttttgagtGATGTTTTTGCAAATTtatccattactctctctctctctctctctctctctctctctctctctctctctctctctctctctctctctctctctatcaggtGGAGGGTGTTCCGGTGAGGGTGCTGGCGGCCCGGGGGGTGGTGCTGGGGcggctggtggtggcggagcgCTCCACGGGGCTCTATGGCCGCCCGGTGGTCACCCTCACACCAGAACGCAAGGATGCCACGCTGCCTGCTAATAAATTCTCTACTGgtaatgtgttgttgttgttgtttctttttgtgttgtgtttgaagtgagtctaacctaacccagtctaacttaaattaacctaacctaacccaatccaacctaacctaacttaacttaaattAGTGTAACCTAACTTCAACTAACTTAACCAAATCCAaccctaagctaacctaacttaacttaaataaataaataaataaataaataaataaataaataacaaaaataaaactaataatttaTTTCACCTGCAGAACAAGAAATTACCaaaaatattctcaaaacaccctaacacactactaaacatccaaacacactactaaacatccaaacacaccagaacacaaccaaaaacaccacaaaacatccaaaaacacctcagaacacccaaacacaccccattaacaccacaaaacatccaaaaacacctcagaacacccaaacacaccccattaacaccacaaaacatccaaaaacacctcaaacacctacacacccaaaaataccactaaacactcaaaatacacccaaaatgcCACaaaaccccaaacacacaccacacaaaataccacaaagcaccacaaaaacacccaaacaccacaaaaaagcaaaaacaccacaaacacaccccagcaacacccaaaacaccacaaaacacccaatcacaaccctaaaacacccaaaacaccacaaaacacttccaaacaccctaacacacccccAAAATACCACTAAACACTCAAAAATCACCTCAAACACTGACACCCCTCAAAATACCActaaacactcaaaatacacttcaaagacacccaaacactcaaacacaccaccaatctACTCACAGACCCCAAAGAAAATTTCATCCGAGTAAACCAATTTATTTCACCGGCAGGAGAcattgtgggtgtgtgtgagggtgccCGGCAGGTGgcgacggcggtggtggtggaggtgggggagcggcgggtggtggtggcaggggaggaggaaggcagggaggatcTCGACGCACTGGACGACGATACCAAGATAACGCTGCGGAAACTGGCcagtgaggtgagagagagagagagagagagagagagagagagagagagagagagagagagagagagaaagagagagagagatgtattgatTAAGTTAACattgggaaagagaaaaaagaaataagaataatgattaaatgacagagagagagagagagagagagagaaaaattgaaggatTTAATTAAGTTaacactgagagaaaaaaaaacaatattgataaaaatgagaagggaagaaaaaaagagagagagagattaccaaaAACCCTTATATATTCTCAAATAAGCCTAATAAACACTAGAATCTCATAAAGACACACCCAGAACCATTATTTTTCCCTGTAATCCTCTTAAAATCCCCTTATGTTCCCTTAAACTCATTCAAATCCCATAAAAACACATCCAGAACCATTATTTTTCCCTGTAATCCTCTTAAAATCTCCTTATGTTCCCTTAAACTCATTCAaatcccttaaaaacacccagaACCCCTATTTTTTGCCTGAATCCCATTTGAAACCCTTATAATCTCTTTAAAACACTCGTAGAATCCTTAGTTTTCCCTTATACCCCCTTAAAATACATCCTGAACCCTCATAAAGCTACTAACCCCTTAAAAATCCCATTaggtcctttatttttttccttatatcccttttaaaacacatccaaaaccaTTAGAAACCCTGAATCCCTTTTAAAAACTCATATATTCGCCTTAAAACACACCTGGAACCTTTAATTGTCTTTATACCCCCTTAAAATACATTCTGAACCCTTATAAAGCTTCTAATCCCTTAAAAACCCCTGTAATCCTTTAAAACCCCTTAAATGCACCTTTTACTTACCCCAACACCTTTCTTAGGTCACCTACAGACGTATTAAGGCCGGACTGACCCAGCTTTCCCAGGAGGTCACCACGTCagcctctcacctcctctcactGCTATTTGGTGAAGAGCCCCCTTATGACCCCTCTCCACGCCTTCCCCCCAAGctgacctcctcctctggtGACCTGCAGCTCTTCAATGGTAGGTCAGGGGGGGTCAGGTCACTGGTTGGGGTGTTAGGGTTGGGTAGGGAAGTtattgggggtgttttgggtgttttattaagtgttgtgggtgttttgagtgtgttttgtggtgttttgagtgtgttttgtggtgttttgagtgtttgggagtgttttgagtgtgtttggtagtgtattgtgttttgaatgtgttttgtggtgttttgagtgtgtttggttgtgttttgtggtgttttgagtgtgtttggtagtgttctgtggtgttttgagtgtgtttggtagtgttttgtggtgttttgaatgttttgtggtgttttgagtgtgtttcgctgtgttttgtggtgttttgagtgtgtttggcagtattctgtggtgttttgagtgtatttggcagtgttttatggtgttttgagtgtgtttgctagtgttttgtggtgttttgagtgtgtttggcagtgttttgtgtgttttgagtgtgtttgctagtgttttgtggtgttttgagtgtgtttgctagtgttttgtggtgttttgagtgtgtttgctagtgttttgtggtgttttgagtgtgttttgtggtgttttgagtgtgttttaacagtgttttgctgtgttttgagtgtgtttggcagtgttttgctgtgttttgagtgtgttttctaGTGTTTTAAGCATGTTTGGTAGTGTTCTGggtgtaagtgtgttttgtaAGTGTGTTCTCTTCAATAGGTaggtccacctcctccacctctctccacaCTGTCTTATCTTGATCATTATTGTTACATCCACTCCTCCAcaattcctccacctcccttacctccactagtcttccttatctccacctccctccacacacagtCTTACTTTCACCTCCAGTccaccttcatctctctctctttttctcttctccttttctttctcctctctcttcttctccttttttctcttctttttctctcttcttcttttccttctctatttcctcttctcctttcccatctcatttttcttctcttcttccttctcctcttctcttttccttccttttttatcttcttttcctcccctttctctctcctcctcctcctcttctccttttcccttccttttctccatatctccaccttccttacccactcctccttatctccacctccctccacacacagtCCACCTTGACCAGTCCCAGCGTGAGGCAGTGGAATTTGCCCTGTGTCGCAGTGACCTGGCAGTGATCCACGGTCCACCCGGCACTGGGAAGACTACGACACTGGTGGAGGTGGTCCGGCAGCACGTCAAACTGGgatgcaaggtgtgtgtgtgtgtgtgtgtgtgtgtgagagagagagagagagagagagtcttttgtcatcccagccacacacagagacagaaagagattgagagggagagagagacagacaaagagagaaaaaagagttcatccgagagagagagagagagagagagagagagagagttcatccaagagagagagaatttaccccagagagagagagagagagagaaaaataaaatagacaaatgaccccaaacacacacacacacacatccactcacCCCTTACCCAACCCCCAACAGCCCCCTCATCCACCCccactcacccctcacccccccatTTTCCAGGTACTAGTCTGTGCACCATCCAATCTCGCGGTGGACAATTTGGTGGAGCGTCTCGCGGTGGCCAAGGTCCGCCTAGTCCGCCTCGGCCACCCAGCGCGCGTCACCTCACTCACACAGCGCCACACACTCGATGCCATATTGCATAACAGGTAACATGGCAACTGAGTGTATGGTTAGGATTgccatttgtctatttttctctttttcccttatttgtttatttattgatttattttgtttcaatatttttttcttcactttttcaccacacactcaacacaacaGGTAACATGGCGTCATTAGCTTGTAGACATGTAttagatctctctcttctcttagtttGTAGACATGTATAAggtcccctctctcctctctgcccAAGTGATGGTAGATACACAACCCTCAATCTCTCCTGGCATGTCATCTCTCTAAGCTCTATCCTTGTTGCCATCCTttgcagtctctccaatttccgtacatgtgtgtgtgtgtgtttaaatgtgtgtttgtatgtcttttgagtgtgtgtgtgtgtgttgcagtgaggAGTGGTGTGTGCTGGGGGACATCCGTGCTGAGATGGAGGGGAGCTGGCCAGactgaggaagacaagaggaggtgACCAGCGGAGGAACACCAGGAACAACATTAAGAGTCTTCGCAAGGAGCTGAGAGAGAagtaagtagttgtagtagttgttgttgtagtagtagtagtagtagtgccgagtgggtggcagtagtagttgtagtagtagtagtagtagtagtagtagtagtagtagtaatctttcttcttcatttttgtacttattttctttctttttctctggctttcttctctctctctctctctctctctctctctctctctctctctctctctctctctctctctctcctccctgtctccttttctctctgtgtctctccttttctctctctctgtctctcccttcttccttctccttttctatatctttcccttctctcctcctcctctcctctcccttctctctgcccctcctcctctctcttctgtctctcactGGCCCCTCCACTGTTGCAGGGAGACAAGGCTGGTTGGACAGGTGATGAAGGGAAGTGATGTCATTCTCACCACGCTCACCAGTGCCAGTGACGAGGGCCCTCTCAGACACCTGCCCCAGCAACACCTTGACTTGGTGGTGATTGACGAGTGTTCc
Protein-coding sequences here:
- the LOC123519989 gene encoding COX assembly mitochondrial protein homolog isoform X2, translated to MAEEEEAKIFRNAGGPHGLGDPEDRSLRKVEREVCIPKKMRDIARQEKCTAEVEDFTQCCKASGLAMVMLCSQQNSTLKACLTKWYQDEEFKKRCTEEFLAERREFRRTGLTKKARLALEEEAKG
- the LOC123519989 gene encoding COX assembly mitochondrial protein homolog isoform X1, whose translation is MAEEEEAKIFRNAGGPHGLGESVVSQLLSQSVSDPEDRSLRKVEREVCIPKKMRDIARQEKCTAEVEDFTQCCKASGLAMVMLCSQQNSTLKACLTKWYQDEEFKKRCTEEFLAERREFRRTGLTKKARLALEEEAKG